A genomic window from Aquitalea aquatilis includes:
- a CDS encoding aspartate-semialdehyde dehydrogenase, whose amino-acid sequence MMQLAVVGAAGLVGQSVLELLAQRQFPAERVFAVDGPEHEASTVSYGNLELDIRQLDEFGFENVALAIFVAGDSVAREYVPQARAAGVTVIDFSSAFRLDAEVPLVVPAVNAEQLAGLEAGALVAVPNCTVTPLAMALRPLLPLQPKRLTVATYQSVSGSGQKALEELAEQTTALFSQRESENTVFEKRIAFNVLPQIGALDEDGMAEEERSIMLELRRLLQQAELPIEATAVRVPVFFGHAWAVSLEVAADIDLVQVKNRLVAAGLQCVTADQHGGHITPMEATGNDGVWISRLRKTGNTIQFWLAADNVRVGAALNCVLVAEAMYKAGVFE is encoded by the coding sequence ATGATGCAGCTTGCTGTGGTAGGTGCCGCTGGCCTGGTTGGCCAATCTGTTCTCGAACTGCTGGCCCAGCGCCAGTTCCCGGCGGAGCGGGTGTTTGCCGTGGATGGCCCGGAGCATGAAGCGTCTACCGTCAGCTATGGCAATCTGGAGCTGGATATTCGTCAGTTGGACGAGTTTGGTTTCGAGAATGTGGCGCTGGCGATTTTTGTTGCCGGCGACAGCGTGGCGCGTGAATACGTGCCGCAAGCGCGCGCAGCCGGGGTTACGGTCATCGATTTCAGCTCGGCCTTCCGCCTGGATGCCGAAGTGCCGCTGGTGGTGCCGGCAGTCAATGCCGAACAGCTGGCCGGCCTGGAAGCTGGTGCGCTGGTTGCGGTTCCCAATTGCACGGTCACCCCGCTGGCCATGGCGCTGCGCCCCTTGCTGCCCTTGCAGCCCAAGCGGCTGACCGTGGCAACTTATCAGTCGGTTTCCGGCAGTGGTCAAAAGGCCCTGGAAGAACTGGCCGAGCAAACCACCGCCTTGTTCTCGCAGCGCGAATCGGAAAATACCGTATTTGAAAAGCGTATCGCCTTTAATGTGCTGCCGCAGATTGGTGCGCTGGATGAGGACGGTATGGCGGAAGAAGAACGTTCGATCATGCTGGAATTGCGCCGGCTGTTGCAGCAAGCAGAATTGCCGATTGAGGCCACTGCAGTACGGGTGCCGGTTTTCTTCGGACATGCCTGGGCGGTTAGCCTGGAGGTCGCTGCTGATATTGATCTGGTACAAGTCAAAAATCGTCTGGTGGCGGCAGGATTGCAATGTGTCACGGCCGATCAGCATGGCGGCCATATTACGCCGATGGAAGCAACCGGTAATGACGGGGTATGGATCAGCCGCTTGCGCAAAACGGGAAATACCATTCAATTCTGGTTGGCGGCAGATAATGTGCGCGTTGGCGCGGCATTGAATTGCGTACTGGTTGCCGAGGCCATGTATAAAGCAGGCGTGTTTGAATAA
- the asd gene encoding aspartate-semialdehyde dehydrogenase: MKVGFVGWRGMVGSVLMQRMREENDFAVINEPVFFTTSNVGGKGPDIGRDVPALKDAKNIDELKAMDAIVTCQGGDYTSDIYPQLRAAGWTGYWIDAASTLRMADDAVIVLDPVNRNVIDAALAKGVKDYIGGNCTNSIMLMGMGGLFREGLVEWVSSMTYQAASGGGANHMRELLKGMGVVHAAVADELATPSSAILDIDRKVAAAIREDVPTEFFGAPLAGGLIPWIDKQLDNGQSKEEWKGQAEVNKILGNEAAIPVDGLCVRIGAMRCHSLALTIKLKKDLPLAEIEAIIKSGNDWVKWVPNDREISVKELTPAAITGGLEVGVGRVRKLNMGGEYLSAFVIGDQLLWGAAEPLRRMLRILIER; this comes from the coding sequence GTGAAAGTAGGCTTTGTAGGCTGGCGTGGCATGGTTGGTTCCGTGCTGATGCAACGTATGCGTGAAGAGAACGATTTCGCTGTCATCAACGAACCGGTGTTCTTCACCACTTCCAATGTCGGTGGCAAAGGCCCGGACATCGGCCGTGACGTACCGGCATTGAAAGATGCCAAGAACATCGACGAACTGAAGGCCATGGACGCCATCGTCACCTGTCAGGGTGGCGACTACACCAGCGACATCTACCCGCAACTGCGCGCAGCCGGCTGGACTGGCTACTGGATCGATGCAGCTTCCACCCTGCGCATGGCGGACGATGCCGTCATCGTGCTGGACCCGGTTAACCGCAATGTGATCGATGCGGCACTGGCCAAGGGTGTGAAGGACTACATCGGCGGCAACTGTACCAACTCCATCATGCTGATGGGCATGGGCGGTCTGTTCCGTGAAGGTCTGGTGGAGTGGGTGTCTTCCATGACTTATCAGGCAGCTTCCGGTGGTGGTGCCAACCACATGCGCGAACTGCTCAAGGGCATGGGCGTGGTACACGCTGCCGTGGCCGACGAGCTGGCCACGCCGTCGTCTGCCATTCTGGACATCGACCGCAAGGTGGCTGCCGCCATCCGCGAAGACGTACCGACCGAATTCTTTGGTGCGCCGCTGGCTGGTGGTCTGATCCCCTGGATCGACAAGCAGCTGGACAATGGCCAGTCCAAGGAAGAGTGGAAGGGCCAGGCCGAGGTCAACAAGATTCTGGGCAACGAAGCCGCCATTCCGGTGGATGGCCTGTGCGTGCGCATCGGTGCCATGCGCTGCCACAGCCTGGCTCTGACCATTAAACTGAAAAAAGACCTGCCGCTGGCTGAAATCGAAGCCATCATCAAGTCGGGCAATGACTGGGTGAAGTGGGTACCGAACGACCGCGAAATCAGTGTCAAGGAACTGACCCCGGCTGCCATTACCGGCGGGCTGGAAGTGGGCGTCGGCCGTGTGCGCAAGCTGAACATGGGTGGCGAATACCTGTCGGCCTTCGTTATCGGTGACCAGCTGCTGTGGGGTGCGGCCGAACCGCTGCGCCGCATGCTGCGCATCCTGATCGAGCGCTGA
- the leuB gene encoding 3-isopropylmalate dehydrogenase, which produces MKIAVLPGDGIGPEIIAQACRVLDVLRQDGLPIELEEAPLGGAGYDAYGVPYPEFTQKLCRAADAVLLGAVGGPQYDTLDRPLRPERGLLAIRKDLNLFANLRPAILYPELANASTLKPEVVSGLDIMIVRELTGDIYFGQPRGMGVNEQGEREAFNTMRYSESEVRRIAHVAFGIAMKRNKKLCSVDKANVLETTEFWKEIMIDVAREYPQVELSHMYVDNAAMQLVRNPKQFDVMVTGNIFGDILSDEASMLTGSIGMLPSASLDQNNKGLYEPSHGSAPDIAGKNLANPLATILSAAMMLRYTFAQEEAAQRVENAVKRVLAQGYRTGDIFEAGCQKVSCSGMGDAVVAAL; this is translated from the coding sequence ATGAAAATCGCCGTATTGCCGGGTGACGGCATTGGTCCGGAAATCATTGCCCAGGCCTGTCGCGTGCTGGATGTGCTGCGTCAGGATGGTCTGCCCATCGAACTGGAAGAAGCCCCGCTGGGTGGTGCTGGCTACGATGCCTATGGCGTGCCGTATCCGGAATTCACCCAGAAGCTGTGCCGCGCAGCCGATGCCGTGCTGCTGGGTGCCGTGGGCGGCCCGCAATACGACACGCTGGATCGTCCGCTGCGCCCCGAGCGTGGCCTGCTGGCCATCCGCAAGGACCTGAACCTGTTTGCCAACCTGCGTCCGGCCATCCTGTATCCGGAACTGGCCAATGCCTCCACCCTGAAGCCGGAAGTGGTGTCGGGCCTGGATATCATGATCGTGCGCGAACTTACCGGTGACATCTACTTTGGTCAGCCGCGCGGCATGGGCGTGAACGAGCAGGGCGAACGTGAAGCCTTCAACACCATGCGCTACAGCGAAAGCGAAGTGCGTCGCATCGCCCACGTTGCCTTCGGCATTGCCATGAAGCGCAACAAGAAGCTGTGTTCGGTGGACAAGGCCAATGTGCTGGAAACCACCGAGTTCTGGAAAGAAATCATGATCGACGTGGCGCGCGAATACCCGCAGGTGGAACTGAGCCACATGTATGTGGACAACGCCGCCATGCAGCTGGTGCGCAATCCCAAGCAGTTCGACGTGATGGTGACCGGCAATATTTTCGGCGACATCCTGTCCGACGAAGCGTCCATGCTCACCGGCTCCATCGGCATGCTGCCGTCTGCTTCGCTCGACCAGAACAACAAGGGTCTGTACGAACCTTCGCATGGTTCCGCCCCGGATATCGCTGGCAAGAACCTGGCCAATCCGCTGGCCACCATCCTGTCTGCCGCCATGATGCTGCGCTACACCTTTGCCCAGGAAGAAGCTGCCCAGCGCGTGGAAAACGCCGTCAAGCGCGTGCTGGCCCAAGGCTACCGCACCGGCGACATCTTCGAAGCGGGCTGCCAGAAAGTCAGCTGCTCCGGCATGGGTGACGCGGTGGTGGCAGCGCTGTAA
- a CDS encoding class I SAM-dependent methyltransferase, with the protein MSQSAHAEHVQQQFGAQAAAYLHSQVHAQGAEFAQLQQAVREHGAARVLDLGCGAGHVSFQIAEHAASVVAYDLSASMLQVVADEAASRGLGTLTTQQGAAERLPFADGEFDFVFSRYSAHHWGDLALALREARRVLKPGGRLAFIDVMSPGQPLLDTYLQTVEVLRDTSHVHNYAMAEWLSALSGAGWQVQQVTRQKLRLEFGVWVERMRTPETLRQAIRLLQKSVGQEVRDYYAIEADGSFTVDVIVLWAA; encoded by the coding sequence ATGAGCCAGAGCGCACACGCAGAGCACGTCCAACAGCAGTTTGGTGCCCAGGCCGCGGCCTACCTGCACAGCCAGGTACACGCCCAGGGCGCGGAGTTTGCCCAGCTACAGCAAGCCGTGCGTGAACACGGCGCGGCGCGGGTACTGGATCTGGGCTGCGGCGCTGGCCATGTCAGCTTCCAGATTGCCGAACACGCCGCCAGCGTGGTGGCCTATGACTTGTCGGCCAGCATGTTGCAGGTGGTGGCGGACGAGGCTGCATCGCGTGGCCTCGGCACGCTCACCACCCAGCAAGGCGCGGCCGAACGACTCCCTTTTGCCGATGGCGAATTCGACTTCGTGTTCAGTCGCTACTCCGCCCACCACTGGGGTGATCTGGCTCTGGCGCTGCGTGAAGCGCGCCGGGTGCTCAAGCCGGGTGGCCGGCTGGCCTTCATTGATGTGATGTCGCCCGGTCAGCCGCTGCTGGATACCTATCTGCAGACCGTCGAGGTGCTGCGTGATACCAGTCATGTGCATAACTACGCCATGGCCGAGTGGCTGAGCGCATTGTCCGGTGCCGGCTGGCAAGTGCAGCAGGTGACGCGGCAAAAGCTGCGGCTGGAATTTGGCGTATGGGTGGAGCGCATGCGTACGCCGGAAACCCTGCGTCAGGCCATTCGCCTGTTGCAGAAGTCCGTCGGCCAGGAAGTGCGCGATTACTACGCCATCGAGGCGGATGGCAGCTTTACGGTCGACGTGATCGTGCTGTGGGCGGCGTGA
- the leuD gene encoding 3-isopropylmalate dehydratase small subunit, producing the protein MKAFNTLDGLVCPLDRANVDTDAIIPKQFLKSINRSGFGPNLFDEWRYLDHGEPGMDNSVRPINPDFVLNFPRYAGAQVLLARENFGCGSSREHAPWALDDQGFRVVIAPSFADIFFNNCYKNGLLPIVQPAEVVDQLFRECAANEGYRLTVDLAAQTITTPSGQSFAFDVTEHRKHCLLGGLDEIGLTLQHADTIKTYEAARRQSQPWLFHQA; encoded by the coding sequence ATGAAAGCATTCAATACACTCGACGGGCTGGTGTGCCCGCTTGATCGCGCCAACGTCGATACCGACGCCATCATCCCCAAGCAGTTTCTGAAGTCGATCAACCGTTCCGGCTTTGGCCCGAATCTGTTCGACGAGTGGCGCTATCTGGACCACGGCGAACCGGGCATGGACAACAGTGTGCGTCCGATTAATCCGGATTTCGTGCTCAACTTCCCGCGCTACGCCGGTGCCCAGGTATTGCTGGCACGGGAAAACTTTGGCTGTGGTTCCAGCCGCGAACACGCGCCGTGGGCGCTGGATGATCAGGGCTTCCGCGTGGTGATTGCGCCCAGCTTTGCCGACATCTTCTTCAACAACTGCTACAAAAATGGCCTGTTGCCCATCGTCCAGCCAGCCGAGGTGGTCGACCAGCTGTTCCGCGAATGCGCAGCCAATGAAGGCTACCGCCTGACGGTAGATCTGGCAGCGCAGACCATCACCACCCCGTCCGGTCAGTCGTTTGCTTTTGATGTCACCGAGCATCGCAAGCACTGCCTGCTGGGTGGCCTGGATGAAATCGGCCTTACCTTGCAACACGCCGACACCATCAAGACTTACGAGGCGGCGCGTCGCCAAAGCCAGCCCTGGTTGTTCCATCAGGCCTGA
- a CDS encoding entericidin EcnAB: MKKIALSLFVTILLSACNTLHGAGEDLKQGGQAVGHGIQKAGQAIENAAQ, from the coding sequence GCACTCAGCCTGTTTGTGACCATCCTGCTGTCTGCCTGCAATACCTTACACGGCGCGGGTGAAGACCTGAAACAAGGTGGCCAGGCTGTTGGTCATGGCATCCAGAAGGCCGGACAGGCCATCGAAAACGCTGCCCAGTAA